The following is a genomic window from Bacteroidia bacterium.
TGGTAAAAGTATTTCCTTCATAATCCTCTGCCTGAAGCTTACGCTCGCGTGCCTTGCCCGCTAAATCTTCCACCTCATTTGAGATGGCAGAGATGCCTTTTTTATCTGCATCCCGGACGACAGGGACAACAAGCCCCTCATCCAACGCAACGGCTACGCCAATATTCACAAAATTGTTAATGCGAATGTGCCCGCCCAGCCATGATGCATTTACTTCAGGATGTTTTTTTAATGCAATTGCAGCGGCTTTTATAATGATGTCATTGAAAGAGACTTTGGTATCTGCCAGATCATTAATTTGTTTTCGCGCTACAATGGCGCGGTCCATATTTATGGCAACGGTAAGGTAAAAATGAGGAGCGGTAAATTTGCTTTCTGAAAGTCTGCGGGCGATGGTTTTCCGCATCTGCGAAACCTTCACGTCTTCGTAATCCCCTTCAGCAGATTTGGCCACAGCCGCTGCTTTATATCCTTCAATATCCCGTTTCACGATGCGGCCGTTGTCGCCACTTCCGTCAATTCCGGTAAGATCAATGCCTTTTTCCTGCGCCATGCTTCTGGCAAGCGGTGAGGCTTTTATCCGCTTTTCCCCGGATGTTGTTTCTTCGGATTCACCTTTCTCTTTCTCCGGCTTTGGCTCATCAGAATCCTTAGTCTTTTCTTTTGTTGCCTCAGGAGCGGCTGATTCCTGTTGTTTC
Proteins encoded in this region:
- a CDS encoding pyruvate dehydrogenase complex dihydrolipoamide acetyltransferase translates to MADVIRMPKMSDTMEEGVIVEWHKKVGDDVKEGDILADVDTDKATMELESYYEGTLLHIGKKEGDSVPVDAVIAIVGKKGEDVDAILAKEKTTEAATESPAPKEKQQESAAPEATKEKTKDSDEPKPEKEKGESEETTSGEKRIKASPLARSMAQEKGIDLTGIDGSGDNGRIVKRDIEGYKAAAVAKSAEGDYEDVKVSQMRKTIARRLSESKFTAPHFYLTVAINMDRAIVARKQINDLADTKVSFNDIIIKAAAIALKKHPEVNASWLGGHIRINNFVNIGVAVALDEGLVVPVVRDADKKGISAISNEVEDLAGKARERKLQAEDYEGNTFTISNLGMFGIDEFTAIINSPESCILAVGAITESAIVKDGELGIANIMKVTMSCDHRVVDGAMGARFLQTFRQLLEEPLRLLA